Part of the bacterium genome, GCTGCTTCGTGCACCGGGACCCCGAGTAGGGGCTGGAGGTTGGCCTCGGTAGCCTGGGATTGATAGGCGGCCATCAGCGAGCCGCCGCCGGAATTTCCCAGAAGTACTACGGTCTCTACGCCGGCCTCTTCCAAGAGCCAGCGCACGCCCACACCGATGTCGATCAAGGCGTTCTCCAGATTGAAGTAGTGCTCTGCACCTCGGTAGCGCGTGTTCCAGCCCAGGAAGCCGTAGCCGCGCCGCGCCATCAACTCGCCCATATAGTGCTCAGAGAAGTCGACGTTGTAGTGAGTGGCAATGAACGCAACGCGTGGTCTTTTGCCGGCCGGTGTGTGATACAAGCCCTGGGTGGGCATATAGCCGGCGCCGTTGCGCCGTGCTGTGGGTGAAACCAGAGAGACAAAGCTGCGTTTTGTTTCCGTCGTCGTCATTTCTTGCGCTTTCGCCGTTTTCGCGGCTCTGGAGTGGCGAAGACCGTCCGGTAAAACACGCGGGCCAGGGTTTCGACAGCGACGTCATCGCTCAATGACGAACGATTGGCTTCCCCGCCTTCGATCAGCCAGACATAACAGAAGTAATCCATCATCGAACCGATCGCAGAAGCGGTTGCTTCGGGATCGGGGTCTGGTGGCGTGAGTCTGACTGCGCGGATCGCGGCCGCGATGTTCCCGCGCGCATCCGCGCGAATCTCCTGCCGGCGTCTGGCGAAATGCGAATCCACCATCGATGCCTGGAAGATGGCCGCGAGTTCTGGTGAGTGGTCGCGGTAACCCTTCCAGTAGACTTCGCAGAGTCTCCAGATCACGTCGTATGGCTCGTCCCCCGTCAGATCCAGGGCAGTCATCTGATGGTCCATCTCCTCCTTGAAGTCCTCGGCGAGCTGTTCGAGGAGTTCTTCTTTGTTGGAGAAGTAGGTGTAGAACGAACCAAGCGCCCGGTCGGCTTCTTGCGTGATGTCGGCGATCGTCGCATTCGCATAGCCTTTGCTTCGGAACAACCGCCGAGCGGCATCGAGCAAGGCGATGCGACTGCGCATGCCGCGAGCCGTGAGCAGGCTTCCGTCGGCCGGCAGTTCGCGCGAACTTGCAGGGTCGCGACTCATCCCTGCGCTAGCCCTGATCCGTCATACTGCGTCGCGAGAAAACGCGTCAGAGTGCGTGATCCGTGGTCGCACGCAGGCCGTGCTCACCGGAGCTTGGGTTTCACCCAAGTGAGGATGAGCGCGGTCGAGTACGGCCGCGAAGCGCGTGCTCTGGCGCGAGCCGAAGGCGGTTTTCGCCGAGGCGGTAGGACGGATCAGGGCTAGACCCGC contains:
- a CDS encoding TetR/AcrR family transcriptional regulator — translated: MSRDPASSRELPADGSLLTARGMRSRIALLDAARRLFRSKGYANATIADITQEADRALGSFYTYFSNKEELLEQLAEDFKEEMDHQMTALDLTGDEPYDVIWRLCEVYWKGYRDHSPELAAIFQASMVDSHFARRRQEIRADARGNIAAAIRAVRLTPPDPDPEATASAIGSMMDYFCYVWLIEGGEANRSSLSDDVAVETLARVFYRTVFATPEPRKRRKRKK